From one Mycolicibacterium sp. HK-90 genomic stretch:
- a CDS encoding sugar ABC transporter substrate-binding protein: MRRSTMTAIGLALTMAVLLVAAVLLGRSTDPQGRTVVTVRLWDTQVAAAYRASFAEFSKHHPDIEVRVNTVAYSAYFDSLRTDVAGGSADDIFWLSNAYLAGYADNGRLLDIAQTLGAGAARAWEPSVVNQFTRNDVLWAVPQLTDAGIAVYFNADLLDAAAVNLAELTTLRWSNGPDDTLRSVAARLTVDEHGRTAATEGFDAGRIRQWGYNAANDLQGIYLNYIGSAGGIFAIGDRFAFDNPQSVEAFTYLVRMINDDHVAPPASATNNNGDFSRNMFLQGRMALFQSGTYNLAAIANQARFRWGVAMLPAGPKGRVSVTNGIAAAANSATRHPDAVREVLAWMGSKRGNQFLGSNGAAIPAVLGAQPTYHDYWKRRGVDVSPFFRVLRGPRIPAPGAAGFPAGFQALKPYFDEMFLGRRDIATSLADAQWAANSAAVR; this comes from the coding sequence ATGAGGCGCTCCACGATGACCGCGATCGGCCTGGCGCTGACCATGGCGGTACTGCTCGTGGCCGCGGTGCTGCTGGGCCGCTCCACCGACCCGCAGGGCCGCACCGTGGTGACCGTGCGGCTGTGGGATACCCAGGTCGCGGCCGCCTACCGGGCGTCGTTCGCCGAGTTCAGCAAGCACCATCCCGACATCGAGGTGCGGGTGAACACCGTCGCCTACTCGGCCTACTTCGACAGCCTGCGCACCGACGTGGCCGGTGGCAGTGCCGACGACATCTTCTGGCTGTCCAACGCCTATCTCGCCGGCTACGCCGACAACGGCCGACTGCTGGACATCGCGCAAACGCTGGGCGCCGGCGCCGCCCGCGCCTGGGAACCCTCGGTGGTCAACCAGTTCACCCGCAACGACGTGCTGTGGGCGGTGCCGCAGCTGACCGATGCCGGGATCGCGGTGTACTTCAACGCCGACCTGCTCGACGCCGCCGCCGTGAACCTCGCCGAACTCACCACGCTGCGTTGGTCGAACGGGCCCGACGACACGCTGCGGTCCGTGGCGGCCCGGCTCACGGTCGACGAGCACGGCCGTACCGCGGCCACCGAGGGCTTCGACGCCGGCCGGATCCGGCAGTGGGGCTACAACGCGGCCAATGATCTGCAAGGCATCTACCTGAACTACATCGGCTCGGCCGGCGGCATCTTCGCCATCGGCGACCGCTTCGCGTTCGACAATCCGCAGTCCGTGGAGGCGTTCACGTATCTGGTGCGGATGATCAACGACGACCACGTCGCCCCACCGGCCTCGGCGACCAACAACAACGGGGACTTCTCCCGCAACATGTTCCTGCAGGGCCGGATGGCGTTGTTCCAGTCCGGCACCTACAACCTGGCCGCCATCGCGAACCAGGCCCGGTTCAGGTGGGGCGTGGCGATGCTGCCGGCCGGCCCGAAAGGCCGGGTGAGTGTCACCAATGGCATTGCGGCGGCGGCGAACTCGGCAACCCGCCATCCGGATGCGGTGCGCGAGGTGCTGGCCTGGATGGGCAGTAAACGCGGCAACCAGTTCCTCGGCTCCAACGGCGCCGCCATCCCCGCCGTGTTGGGCGCCCAGCCCACCTACCACGACTACTGGAAGCGACGTGGCGTCGATGTCAGCCCGTTCTTCCGGGTGCTGCGCGGGCCCCGCATCCCCGCACCGGGCGCGGCGGGCTTCCCGGCCGGATTCCAGGCCCTCAAGCCCTATTTCGACGAGATGTTCCTGGGCCGCCGCGACATCGCGACCTCACTGGCCGACGCCCAGTGGGCGGCCAATTCCGCGGCGGTCCGCTGA
- a CDS encoding DUF4349 domain-containing protein, whose amino-acid sequence MPQHSSASRRHRITVALFAAALLVGAPACAAGPSPNSSSPAAPQGDTGFAPSAPAPAGGPGLKEAPIPAEVKRDIVKTASMSLTAGDPVAAADKAASLAADAGGRVDNRSEDAGSSSGRAHISLVLRVPAGKLEGTLDEFEKLGTVQTVEVRAEDVTAQRVDLDARIKALQTSVDRLLGIMRDARDPEALISAENALSQRQADLDSLRAQRTQLGDQIDYSTVNLDITAQQIGGPSPRYQGFWGQVERGWDGLVSVASGAVMLFGLLLPWLLVCAVAAGVVVVIVRLTKSRPGPTSPPRQAGGQDSQLQGQGGAADQNEDGESDPVPRPGA is encoded by the coding sequence ATGCCCCAGCACAGCAGTGCATCCCGCCGCCACCGCATCACGGTGGCCCTGTTCGCCGCGGCCCTGTTGGTCGGTGCACCGGCCTGCGCGGCCGGCCCCTCCCCCAACTCCTCGTCCCCGGCCGCACCACAGGGCGACACGGGTTTCGCCCCGTCGGCCCCGGCACCGGCAGGAGGGCCGGGACTCAAGGAAGCGCCGATACCGGCCGAGGTGAAACGGGACATCGTCAAGACCGCGTCGATGTCGCTCACCGCAGGCGATCCCGTCGCGGCGGCGGACAAGGCCGCATCGCTGGCCGCCGACGCGGGCGGCCGGGTGGACAACCGCTCGGAGGACGCCGGGTCCAGCTCGGGCCGCGCACACATCTCACTGGTCCTGCGGGTTCCGGCCGGCAAGTTGGAAGGCACCCTCGACGAGTTCGAGAAGCTCGGCACCGTGCAGACCGTCGAGGTCCGCGCCGAGGATGTGACCGCCCAGCGCGTCGATCTCGACGCGCGCATCAAGGCGCTGCAAACCTCGGTCGACCGATTGCTCGGGATCATGCGTGACGCCCGGGATCCCGAGGCGCTCATCAGTGCCGAGAACGCATTGTCGCAGCGCCAGGCCGACCTTGACAGCCTGCGCGCGCAGCGCACCCAATTGGGTGACCAAATCGACTACAGCACGGTCAATCTCGACATCACCGCCCAGCAGATCGGTGGCCCGTCCCCGCGGTATCAGGGGTTCTGGGGCCAGGTCGAACGCGGATGGGACGGCCTGGTCTCGGTGGCCTCCGGCGCGGTGATGCTGTTCGGCCTGCTGCTGCCGTGGCTGCTGGTGTGCGCCGTGGCGGCGGGCGTCGTCGTGGTCATCGTCCGGCTGACCAAGTCTCGGCCCGGTCCGACGTCACCGCCGCGGCAGGCTGGTGGGCAGGACAGTCAACTCCAGGGCCAGGGCGGTGCCGCAGACCAGAACGAGGATGGCGAAAGCGATCCAGTCCCGCGCCCGGGGGCGTGA